One Vespula pensylvanica isolate Volc-1 chromosome 1, ASM1446617v1, whole genome shotgun sequence genomic region harbors:
- the LOC122632252 gene encoding uncharacterized protein LOC122632252, translated as MNHVKMFNFKKILLFLCLTSGLTSSANNETQTDGASEKLSSNSNNLNTSTTVIQTKIEPVISLTTITPSISTKDSKASVINLVLTEGGPVSNSLTVRSPISDQKITAKNNSTTTIKDIFVNKNVSQVMTTQKDLPVLDRKKGYLTFDQTTVKDVTVEHDSDNDNINNSKVENIPTRIVANITQLNNTSTTIQHVLDMSEKKLNDTIVISTMPPVNKHKPNPKPTVTMGGGSADPNKPIPPSPTKNSPLGMPRKIDYIIPIAITIVALPILGVASFILYNRGKDCWDKRHYRRMDFLIDGMYND; from the exons atGAATCACGTAAAGATGtttaatttcaagaaaattctACTGTTTCTATGCCTTACGTCTGGCTTAACCTCGTCTGCCAACAACGAAACGCAAACAGATGGTGCATCCGAAAAACTTTCCtcaaattcaaataatttgaataCTTCGACTACCGTAATACAAACGAAGATTGAACCTGTCATATCATTGACAACGATCACTCCATCCATTAGCACCAAGGATTCTAAA gcAAGTGTTATTAATTTGGTACTAACTGAAGGTGGTCCAGTTTCAAATTCTCTGACCGTGCGATCACCGATATCCGATCAGAAAATAACtgctaaaaataattctacaaCGAcgattaaagatatatttgtaaaCAAGAATGTTAGCCAAGTCATGACAACACAGAAAGATTTACCAGTtttggatagaaaaaaaggatatttaaCATTCGATCAAACAACTGTTAAAGATGTTACAGTAGAACATGAtagtgataatgataatataaataattctaaagtTGAAAATATTCCTACAAGAATAGTTGCTAATATTacacaattaaataatacaagtaCTACTATACAACATGTGCTAGATATGTCAGAGAAAAAACTAAATGATACCATCGTTATTTCTACAATGCCTCCTGTGAACAAACATAAGCCAAATCCAAAACCAACTGTGACAATGGGTGGAGGTTCAGCAGATCCAAATAAACCTATACCTCCATCACCAACAAAAAATTCTCCATTAGGAATGccaagaaaaatcgattatatcaTACCTATTGCTATTACAATTGTTGCACTTCCGATATTGGGTGTAGCtagttttattctttataatcgAGGTAAAGACTGTTGGGATAAGAGGCACTATCGAAGGATGGATTTTCTTATCGATGGAATGTATAATGATTAA
- the LOC122632243 gene encoding fatty acid hydroxylase domain-containing protein 2 isoform X1 yields the protein MFRKRNKKRSLLQQCDATMSKLTNPSGDTSKNQTPPTLLSSLRSVLFVIGTVVIGFAAVCNSLTWHLQRFWGASGDFWQAQWDKILNKLGDNPLTLWVYGSMGLTFIVYWIFGGIYTLLDITNRPAALRRYKIQPGTNEPVDTRELCKVIAQVLFNQIIVGLPIAYCSYHFMEWRGYPSVRELPTFHWVLVEIAIHILCEEIGFYYSHRFLHSRYLYKYIHKQHHEWTAPIAVTALYCHPLEHIGSNLIPPFLGVFIVGSHVATAWLWFSLAILSTLNAHSGYHLPFFPSPEAHDFHHLKFNQCFGVLGVLDRLHGTDTQFRNSRAYQRHVMMLSLVPPREAFPDEAKYKSK from the exons ATgtttcgtaaaagaaataagaaaagatccTTGCTCCAGCAGTGTGATGCTACAATGTCAAAAC TTACCAATCCAAGCGGAGATACCAGCAAAAATCAAACTCCGCCTACGTTGCTTTCGAGTTTGAGAAGCGTTCTCTTTGTCATCGGAACAGTCGTTATCGGATTTGCTGCCGTTTGCAATTCTTTAACATG GCATCTGCAAAGATTTTGGGGTGCTTCCGGTGACTTTTGGCAAGCTCAATGGGACAAGATCTTGAACAAGTTAGGAGACAATCCTTTAACGTTATGGGTTTATg GTTCGATGGGATTAACGTTCATTGTTTATTGGATTTTCGGCGGAATTTATACATTACTCGACATTACAAATCGTCCGGCAGCTCTACGAAGATACAAAATCCAGCCAGGCACAAACGAGCCAGTCGACACGAGAGAACTCTGCAAAGTAATCGCTCAAGTATTGTTCAATCAAATAATCGTTGGACTGCCTATAGCATACTGCAGTTATCACTTTATGGAATGGCGAGGTTATCCCTCGGTAAGAGAATTACCAACTTTTCATTGGGTGCTCGTTGAAATCGCCATTCATATATTGTGCGAAGAAATTGGATTTTACTATTCTCATAG ATTTCTGCACAGCCGTTACTTATACAAGTACATACATAAGCAGCATCACGAATGGACCGCACCAATAGCGGTAACAGCGTTGTACTGTCATCCTTTAGAACACATTGGCTCCAATTTGATTCCACCGTTTCTCGGTGTCTTCATCGTTGGTTCTCACGTAGCCACTGCATGGTTGTGGTTCTCTCTTGCGATTCTTTCAACATTGAATGCCCATTCTGGTTACCATTTACCGTTTTTTCCATCTCCAGAAGCACACGACTTCCATCACTTAAA ATTTAATCAGTGTTTCGGAGTATTAGGCGTTTTAGATCGTCTTCATGGAACGGACACTCAATTTCGTAATTCGAGAGCTTATCAACGTCATGTGATGATGCTTAGTTTGGTACCTCCTAGAGAGGCTTTTCCTGATGAAGcgaaatataaatctaaataa
- the LOC122632243 gene encoding fatty acid hydroxylase domain-containing protein 2 isoform X2, whose translation MDVQRQYKVTNPSGDTSKNQTPPTLLSSLRSVLFVIGTVVIGFAAVCNSLTWHLQRFWGASGDFWQAQWDKILNKLGDNPLTLWVYGSMGLTFIVYWIFGGIYTLLDITNRPAALRRYKIQPGTNEPVDTRELCKVIAQVLFNQIIVGLPIAYCSYHFMEWRGYPSVRELPTFHWVLVEIAIHILCEEIGFYYSHRFLHSRYLYKYIHKQHHEWTAPIAVTALYCHPLEHIGSNLIPPFLGVFIVGSHVATAWLWFSLAILSTLNAHSGYHLPFFPSPEAHDFHHLKFNQCFGVLGVLDRLHGTDTQFRNSRAYQRHVMMLSLVPPREAFPDEAKYKSK comes from the exons ATGGACGTCCAAAGACAGTACAAAG TTACCAATCCAAGCGGAGATACCAGCAAAAATCAAACTCCGCCTACGTTGCTTTCGAGTTTGAGAAGCGTTCTCTTTGTCATCGGAACAGTCGTTATCGGATTTGCTGCCGTTTGCAATTCTTTAACATG GCATCTGCAAAGATTTTGGGGTGCTTCCGGTGACTTTTGGCAAGCTCAATGGGACAAGATCTTGAACAAGTTAGGAGACAATCCTTTAACGTTATGGGTTTATg GTTCGATGGGATTAACGTTCATTGTTTATTGGATTTTCGGCGGAATTTATACATTACTCGACATTACAAATCGTCCGGCAGCTCTACGAAGATACAAAATCCAGCCAGGCACAAACGAGCCAGTCGACACGAGAGAACTCTGCAAAGTAATCGCTCAAGTATTGTTCAATCAAATAATCGTTGGACTGCCTATAGCATACTGCAGTTATCACTTTATGGAATGGCGAGGTTATCCCTCGGTAAGAGAATTACCAACTTTTCATTGGGTGCTCGTTGAAATCGCCATTCATATATTGTGCGAAGAAATTGGATTTTACTATTCTCATAG ATTTCTGCACAGCCGTTACTTATACAAGTACATACATAAGCAGCATCACGAATGGACCGCACCAATAGCGGTAACAGCGTTGTACTGTCATCCTTTAGAACACATTGGCTCCAATTTGATTCCACCGTTTCTCGGTGTCTTCATCGTTGGTTCTCACGTAGCCACTGCATGGTTGTGGTTCTCTCTTGCGATTCTTTCAACATTGAATGCCCATTCTGGTTACCATTTACCGTTTTTTCCATCTCCAGAAGCACACGACTTCCATCACTTAAA ATTTAATCAGTGTTTCGGAGTATTAGGCGTTTTAGATCGTCTTCATGGAACGGACACTCAATTTCGTAATTCGAGAGCTTATCAACGTCATGTGATGATGCTTAGTTTGGTACCTCCTAGAGAGGCTTTTCCTGATGAAGcgaaatataaatctaaataa